In Deinococcus psychrotolerans, the genomic window CGGGTAGTTACTGAAGCGGGGCTGAGGATCGCGGGCTGGGGTGGGGTGCCGCGTTACCGCGACGGCGAGAACCAGTACACGGCCTCGCAGGCCCGCTGGGGGCTGAGCAAGCTGGCGTGGCAAGCCAGAGGCGGCGTGGACATTTTCCTGACCCACGCTCCGCCGCTGGGGCCGCACGCGGGCAGCGACTACGCCCATAGAGGCTGCGAATTTATCAGCGGCTTTATCGAAAAGCGCCGCCCCAGCATGGTGGTTCACGGCCATATCCACGAGTACGAGGGCAAAAAAGTGTCGTACACCGACGCGGCCACCGGAGCGCAGGTCATCAACGCTTACGGCTATCACATCCTCGAACTCGCCGCCCAGAACGACACCGTGCTGGCCAAAGTGGGCGCGGGCGACTGACTTTAGGAGTTGAAAGAGCGCCGCAACGCGCCCAAGAAAACGGCGCGGGGAAGCAGGCTTACCGATAGCTCTGCTTCCCCGCGCCCCGACGGTCTGCGCTCAGTGGCGCGAAAAGTCCACTTCGCCTTCCGGCAAGCTCATGACCCAGGCCGCGATGATGTCGATGCAGGCCTGCACGTCGCTGAGCTGCACCATCTCCGAGGGGCTGTGCATATAGCGGTTGGGAATGCTGACCACGCCGGTCGGCACGCCGCCGCGCGTCAGGGCCAGCGCGTCGCCATCGGTGGACGAGTGGCGCGGGGTGGCCGATACGCTGAACGGAATAGCTTTGGCCCGGCCGACTTCCTGTATGGCGTCGGTGAGCTTGGGATTGAACATCGGCCCGACACTCAGGTTCGCGCCAGAGCCGAACGGCGACTTGCCGTATTTCTTTTCATTGACGCCCGGCTGCTTGGTTTCGTGGGTCACGTCCACCGCGATGCCCGCCAAGGGATCGAGGGCGTGGCTGCTGACGCTGGCCCCGAACAAGCCGATTTCTTCTTGAGCTGTGCCGACCGCCACCACCCGGCGCTTGACGCCTTGCTGCGCGAGCTGGCGCAGGGCTTCCAAAACCACGAACGCGCCCACGCGGTTGTCGAGCGACTTGCTGACCAGCTTGTCGCCCAGCAGCAGCGGCGGCTGCTCGATGACGCCCACCGTGCCCACCGGAATGCGCTGACCCACTTCCTCGGCGCTCAGGCCGGTGTCGATCCACAGCTCTTCGAGCTTGCTGGCTTTGGTGCGCTCTTCTTGCTCCATCACGTGAATGGCTTTCTTGCCGATGACGCCCAGAATGTCCTGGCCCGGAGCCAGCAGCCGGATGCGCTGCCCGACCAGCACCTGCGGATCCCAGCCGCCGAGGTTGAGAAACGCCAAAAAGCCCTGATCGTCGATGTGCGAAACCATCAAACCGATTTCGTCGAGGTGGCCCAGCAAGATAATCGGCTGGCCGTCCTCAGGGCCGACTTCGGCGTAGGCGTTGCCGTAAGAATCGCTGCGGGTGCGGGCAAACTGCGCGGCTTCCTTGAGCCACACGCGGGCGGGGCGGGCCTCGTAACCGCTGGGGCCGGCTTCACGCAAAAGATTGAGCAAAAATTCGGTGTTGAGCGGGCTGGTCTTCGGAGTAAAAGCAGTCATGCTCCCGAGCATAGGCGCTCACCGGCTGGCGTGGGTGGTTTATGCTTTCTTGCATGTCCGAATTTGCCGAACGTCCTCTTCACGTGGCTGCGCCTGAGGTGCGAGTCAGCGTCACGGTGCAGCACCTCGCGGCCCACTCGCGGGCAGGTCGGCAGGTGTTCAGCTACCTGATCCGCATCGAAAACCACGCCGCCGATTCTTGGCAAATCATGGCCCGCCACTGGCAGATCACCGACGGCAGCGGGCGAGAAACGCGGGTGGAAGGTGAAGGCGTCATTGGTCAGCAGCCGATCATCGCCCCCGGCGGCGTGTTCGTCTACGACAGCTTCGTGACACTCGAAGACGTGCCTGGCAGCATGTCGGGGTATTACGAGCTGCGGGACGCGTGGGGCCAAACAGGAAGGGCACCGATTCCCGCTTTCGCGTTGGCGGTGCCCACCGATAACTCTTTGCGTGAACTCAACTGAGCTTAAGCGGCTTACTTGCCTTTGCCGTCCAGTATATCGTTATACTGATTGATCTCATCGTAAAATGTCTGAACCCAATCTAGGAAGTTGGCACTGGTAAAGCCGCCCACGAAAGTGTAAGTGCTGATCAGGTGCGGGTTGCCTTTATCGTCCATATAGGCCTGGCTGAAATACTCTTTGTTCCAGGCGTTGATCACTTTGAGATCGGGCTTGGTTTTGAAGTCGGTGGCGGTATAAAAGACGTTGGCGAACGCGCCGTCACAACTGCTGGTGTTGCAATTCAAAAAATCGATGTAAAAATCGTTGCCGTCGGTTTTGTTCTCGACTTTAAGAAAAGGAGACTTGCCAGTGCGGTCGACGGTGGCGGTGTAGCCTGCGGTTTTGAGGATCGGCATCAAGGTTTCCGGCGTGGCGATCTTGATGACGGTCTGGGCGCTGGCAAGCGGCAAACCCAAGCTGAGGCCGAAAAGCGCCGATACAACCACTGCTCTTTTGAGGGTGTGGGTCATACCTGAGAATAAGGCATTGCGGTGAACAGGGCAAAGCCCTCCTCTGCACGCCTTCCATTTAAGCTGGCCCACGCGCCGTACACTGGAAAGATGTTGCCGCTTCTCCTTGACCTCCAGCCCGACGCTTATCCGCTCTTGGGCTACCGCCGCAAACAACTGCTGGAATGGGTGTTTGTCCACGGCGCACCCAGCTTTGATGACATGACCAATCTGCCCTTGCCGCTGCGGGCCGAACTCACGGAGCAGTACGCCCTCAATCCGTTTAGCCGAACCGAAACGGTGGAAAGCAGCGACGGCAGCGTCAAATACCTGTTCACTTTGTTTGACGGGCGGCAAATGGAAGCGGTGTATATGCCTTACCTCGACCGCAAAACCATCTGCGTGTCGACCATGGTGGGCTGCCCGGCCAAGTGCGCTTTTTGCGCCACCGGCTCGATGGGCTTTGGCCGCAACCTGACGCCCGGCGAAGTGGTGGGGCAGATTTTGGCGGTGAGTTGGCATCAGGGTTTCTCGCCGCGTGAGATGCGCAATCTGGTGTTCATGGGCATGGGCGAGCCGCTGCTCAACTACGACCACACCATCGCCGCCGCCAAGCTGCTGCTGCACCCGCAGGCGCTCGGCATGAGCAAGCGCCGCGTGACGCTCAGCACGGTGGGACTGGCCAAAGGCATTCGCAAGCTGGCCGCCGAAGACGAACTCGGCATCAAGCTGGCCATCAGTCTGCACGCCCCCGACGAAGAAACCCGCCAGCAGATCATTCCGACGGGTCAGGCCAATTCGATCAGCGAGATCATGGCGGCGGCCCGCGATTACCAAGCCGTGACCGGGCGGCGTGTCACTTTCGAATACGCCATGCTCAGCGGCGTCAACGACTCGCTGTGGCAAGCCGACATGCTGGCCGATCTGCTGCAAGGCCTGGTCAGTCACGTCAACTTGATTCCGATGAATCCTTGGGAAGGCAGCGGCTTTGTGGAAACGCCCGAACACGAACTCCAAGCCTTTTATGACCGCTTAGAAAACCGGGGCGTGCCGGTCAGCGTGCGGCGCTCACGCGGCAGAGATGCGGGCGCGGCCTGCGGTCAACTGGCCCTCAAGCAGCCGGGCGCGGTGGCGGGGGCGTAGAGCGTGTGAAACGTCAACTTCCACGCTGCCTGAGATTAAAAGCAGGCTGATGAAAAGGAGACGGACTCTCACCGTGCAAGCCGCAAGATAAAGAGCATGGACTTCCCCCAAACCAAACGGCGCGTTTCTGGCTTGACCCTCGTTTTGCTGCTGGGCATGACCGCTCCGGCTTTGGCCGGCGGCGCAGGCCCGCGCAGTTCAGAGCGCGACCTGACCTTGCAATTTGGGCCAGTCAGTGCTCAGGCCACCCTGAGCCTCCCAGCGGGCGCGGCCAAAGCGCCGCTGGTGCTGCTGATTGCAGGCACTGGGCCGGAAGACCAGAACGGCAGCTACAGCGTATCGGCGGGACAAGTCGTTCAAGGTTCGCTGGGCGCACTCGCTCAACACCTCAGCCAAGCGGGCTTCGCGGTCATGCGCTTTGACAAACGCTACGCGGCAGGCACTTTTCAGCCCCAAACCGCCCAAGCCGCTTTTACCGAGTACGGCAAACTGGGCATGACCGATCTGCTCGCTGACGCCCGCACTGCCCTGAATGCCGCCAAACAGCAGCCGAGGGTGGACGCTTCCAAAGTCTTCATTTACGGCTGGAGCGAAGGCAGCGTCATCGCGTCCAGCTTGGCACTGGAAACCAACGCCAGCGGCCTGATCGTGCAGGGGCCGGTGGTGGACTCGTTTGCCGATTCGTTTGCCAACCAGTTTGAACGGGTCGGCTTGGCCTATTTGCAGCCCTACAGCAAAGACGGCAAAATAGACCTCAAAGGCGTGCTGGCTGCGCTCTACGGAAACGGCAGCGGCCTGGCCAAGACTGAAGCCAGCTTGCTGTTCTCGCTGGAGAGCACACCACAAAAACCCATGCTGAGCACCCTGCTCGACACCAACAAAGACGGGTTGATCGATTTGAAGGCCGAAGCTTTGCCGCAAATTCGCCAGTTTTACCAGCAGTTCACGCCGCAGTCGCCCATGTACGCCCCCGCCACCACCCTGCCGACCTTGGGCGAATTGGCTTCCCGTCTCAAGTTGCCGGTGCTGATTATGCAAGGTGAGAACGACGGCAACATTGACCCCGCTGCTGCCCAGCGTCTCGACGACGCGCTGGGCGCAGCAGGCAACGCGGATCACACCTTCAAACTCTACGCGGGCTTGGGGCACTCGCTGGGCCTCTCGCCCGCCATTACCCAAGACACCTTCGCGCCGATGCAAAGCGGGCCGATGAACGACATGGCCGCGTGGCTGACCCAGCGCAGCCGGTAGAGCGTGCGGCGCTGGGTGTAA contains:
- a CDS encoding M20/M25/M40 family metallo-hydrolase, whose translation is MTAFTPKTSPLNTEFLLNLLREAGPSGYEARPARVWLKEAAQFARTRSDSYGNAYAEVGPEDGQPIILLGHLDEIGLMVSHIDDQGFLAFLNLGGWDPQVLVGQRIRLLAPGQDILGVIGKKAIHVMEQEERTKASKLEELWIDTGLSAEEVGQRIPVGTVGVIEQPPLLLGDKLVSKSLDNRVGAFVVLEALRQLAQQGVKRRVVAVGTAQEEIGLFGASVSSHALDPLAGIAVDVTHETKQPGVNEKKYGKSPFGSGANLSVGPMFNPKLTDAIQEVGRAKAIPFSVSATPRHSSTDGDALALTRGGVPTGVVSIPNRYMHSPSEMVQLSDVQACIDIIAAWVMSLPEGEVDFSRH
- a CDS encoding metallophosphoesterase family protein; translation: MVVADMVHPYVYRTGFPSGLPEFDLVLAAGDIPGFFLEFLASTLTVPVVYVPGNHNDEYINEGSGRHLPQGVINAHGRVVTEAGLRIAGWGGVPRYRDGENQYTASQARWGLSKLAWQARGGVDIFLTHAPPLGPHAGSDYAHRGCEFISGFIEKRRPSMVVHGHIHEYEGKKVSYTDAATGAQVINAYGYHILELAAQNDTVLAKVGAGD
- the rlmN gene encoding 23S rRNA (adenine(2503)-C(2))-methyltransferase RlmN, with protein sequence MPLLLDLQPDAYPLLGYRRKQLLEWVFVHGAPSFDDMTNLPLPLRAELTEQYALNPFSRTETVESSDGSVKYLFTLFDGRQMEAVYMPYLDRKTICVSTMVGCPAKCAFCATGSMGFGRNLTPGEVVGQILAVSWHQGFSPREMRNLVFMGMGEPLLNYDHTIAAAKLLLHPQALGMSKRRVTLSTVGLAKGIRKLAAEDELGIKLAISLHAPDEETRQQIIPTGQANSISEIMAAARDYQAVTGRRVTFEYAMLSGVNDSLWQADMLADLLQGLVSHVNLIPMNPWEGSGFVETPEHELQAFYDRLENRGVPVSVRRSRGRDAGAACGQLALKQPGAVAGA
- the apaG gene encoding Co2+/Mg2+ efflux protein ApaG produces the protein MSEFAERPLHVAAPEVRVSVTVQHLAAHSRAGRQVFSYLIRIENHAADSWQIMARHWQITDGSGRETRVEGEGVIGQQPIIAPGGVFVYDSFVTLEDVPGSMSGYYELRDAWGQTGRAPIPAFALAVPTDNSLRELN
- a CDS encoding YbjN domain-containing protein produces the protein MTHTLKRAVVVSALFGLSLGLPLASAQTVIKIATPETLMPILKTAGYTATVDRTGKSPFLKVENKTDGNDFYIDFLNCNTSSCDGAFANVFYTATDFKTKPDLKVINAWNKEYFSQAYMDDKGNPHLISTYTFVGGFTSANFLDWVQTFYDEINQYNDILDGKGK
- a CDS encoding alpha/beta hydrolase family protein — translated: MDFPQTKRRVSGLTLVLLLGMTAPALAGGAGPRSSERDLTLQFGPVSAQATLSLPAGAAKAPLVLLIAGTGPEDQNGSYSVSAGQVVQGSLGALAQHLSQAGFAVMRFDKRYAAGTFQPQTAQAAFTEYGKLGMTDLLADARTALNAAKQQPRVDASKVFIYGWSEGSVIASSLALETNASGLIVQGPVVDSFADSFANQFERVGLAYLQPYSKDGKIDLKGVLAALYGNGSGLAKTEASLLFSLESTPQKPMLSTLLDTNKDGLIDLKAEALPQIRQFYQQFTPQSPMYAPATTLPTLGELASRLKLPVLIMQGENDGNIDPAAAQRLDDALGAAGNADHTFKLYAGLGHSLGLSPAITQDTFAPMQSGPMNDMAAWLTQRSR